From Candidatus Omnitrophota bacterium:
GTTTAGTATATAAAGAGGAATATCCGACCAGGTCCGCGGCGGCGAAACGCGAGGTCGAGATCAAGACCTGGCCGCGCAAGAGGAAGCTCGCGCTCATTAATAAGGATAAGGATCTCAAGGAGGCAGGGATGAAAAAAATAATGGCAGCGGCCGCGATATTATGCCTCACGGCGAGTTGTTTCGCGGTAACCCCTTCCCAGCAAAAAATGGAACGTGAAGCTTTGGTGGGAGATGATCAGTCGGCAGGGCTTTCCGGGGAAGAGGCGCCCCTCGTGACATTGGCCGGTGAAATAGTCTCGATCAAGAGGTCGCTCAATAAGATCACGGTCAAGGACCAGAATACGAGCACCGAGAAGGAATTTACCGTAAAGTCTGAAGATATCAAGTCGTTCAAGCTCGGAGATACTGTCGAGGTCAAATACAGGCCCGGCTCAGGCGTTGCCGAGAGTATTACGGCCGCGAAACCCTTGCAGCCGTTACCGGCGTACTAATAAAATATGTTGCGTTGGGTTTTAATTTAAGGTAAAATTACATCAAAGGTGGTTGTTAATAAAAAGGAGGTAACATGGGGTATCAAGGTGGTGGTGGCGGTGGTGGGTTCGGCGGCGCGCCGAGAGAGATGCATAAAGCGACTTGCGCGGATTGTAAGAAGGAATGCGAAGTCCCCTTCAAACCGAGAGATGACCGTCCCGTATATTGCAAGGACTGTTTTTCGAAGCGCAAGAACGAAGGACGTTAAAGAGACTCGATAGAAAGATCAAAGGTCCCCTGCAATTTATCTTGCAGGGGATTTTTGTTTGCCGTAGAATAACACCATGCCAAAAAAGATACTGGTTCTCAACGGAAGCCCTAAAAAGAACGGGAACACCGCAAAGCTTTCCGGCTGGTTCGCGGCCGGCGCGCGCTCTAAAGGCGCCGATGTCGAGGTCGTAAACGTCGCTTTCCTCAAGTACAAGTCCAGCGGCTGTACATCCTGCAGGACGTGCCAGAAGATCAAGGAATATGAGTGCGTGATAAACGACGGCGCTAAGGCCGTCCTCAAGAAAATGGCCAAAGCGGACGTCATTGTTTTTGCGACGCCGCTCTATTTCTACGGCCCCAGCGCGCAGCTGAAGGTCATCATCGACAGGATGTTCTCCCTATACAAATGGGATAATACGACCGATACGTTCGAATCGCCGCTGAAGGGGAAGACGATGGCCCTGCTGCTGAGCGCTTACGAGGATATAGGGCTGGATAACGTTGAAAGATCTTTCAGGATCATAGCCGATTACAGCGAAACGAAATTCAGGTCCTTCCTTGTCCCTAATGCCCGCGAATCCGGGGAGATCGTAAAGCTGAAGGGCATCCGCAAGAAAGCGGCCGCGTTCGGCAAAAAAATAGCTTTTATTGCTTTAAAAGAGTAAGATAATTTTCCGCAGAGTATGGTAAAATAACCAAAAAGGAGACGGGACAATGAAGAGGATTTTTGCCTTAATTGCCGTTCTATTTTTTGCAATAACCGGCACTAACATCAACGGAGGCCTTTTTGCCATGGACGACCAGGTCGTTGTATTAGAGACTAACCAGGGGACTATCGAGATAAAACTTATGCCCGAGGTAGCGCCGAAGGCTTGTGAGAATTTCACCACGCTGGCCGGGAAAGGGTATTATAACGGCCTGATATTCCACAGGGTCATAAAAGGTTTCATGATACAGGGCGGAGACCCGACAGGGACGGGCACGGGCGGGCAATCGTGCTGGGGAAAACCGTTCGCGGACGAGACCGACCCGAAAGTCCAGTTTGACAGCCCGGGGCTGCTGGCCATGGCGAACGCCGGGCCCGGCACTAACGGGAGCCAGTTCTTTATTACTACCGCCAAGACCCCATGGCTGAACGGGAAACACACCATATTCGGCAAAGTGGTATCCGGCTATGACGTGGTCGAAAAGATAGAGAACTCGCCCATAGGCAGGAACGACAAGCCTAAGACCGAGCAAAAGATCATCAAGGCATATCTGAAGGCCGCCAAATAAAAGCTTAATTAACGGCCGTAAATTTTTCCTCGGGAGCGGCACAGATAGGGCAGACCAAAGGTAAAATATGACTATGGCTAAGACCTTCCCTGAGATAACGGAAAAAGAAAGCGAGCGCAGGCAGTTATCCGCCGCGAGCGTATCATTCTGGGGTTCGATAGCGCTGTTCGCCATTTCGGCGTCGGCGGGTATTGCGGTAGATTCCATAACCCTTATATTGGACGCCTCCGCAAGCCTTGTCATACTGGTCGTGGCCTTCCTCATGAACTCCACCATAAAGAAGATACACAGCCCGCCCGACGAGATCTTCAATTTCGGTTACGAAAAATACGAGCCGTTCACGGTCGTATTGCAGGGCGCCCTTATAATCATGACCTGCCTGATAAGCGTTAAATTCGCGATCCAGGACATCATCCATTCGGAAGATATAGAGAATTACCAGATACCTGTTCTCGCGGCATGCCTGTCAGTCGCGATAGGGATATTTGTAAGCATATTCATCAAGGCCGCCGCGCGCAAGACACACTCATCGATGATGCATACGGCGAGCATGCATTGGTTCATAGATACAGGCATGTCGGTCGGCATACTCGGCGGGTTTTGCGCGGGCTGGGTACTGAAAGAGAAGGGGTACACCAATATCACGCGTTTCGTCGACCCGGCCATGGCCATCATACTGGCGCTGGTCTTCATTATACCTCCCGCGAGGACGATAAAAAGACATTTTATGGAGCTTTTGGATGCCGTCCCGTCAAAAGAGATAAGGGACAAGGTAAGGAAGGTAGTGGATGAATATAAACCCAGGATGTTCGGTGTCAGCAGGGTCAGGACAAGGAAAGCCGGGGATAAGATCTTCGTAGATATCTGTTTTGTCGTGAAGGAAGATATGACCGTCAGGGAGGCCGAAGCGGTTGCCGTGGATTTCG
This genomic window contains:
- a CDS encoding cation diffusion facilitator family transporter, producing MAKTFPEITEKESERRQLSAASVSFWGSIALFAISASAGIAVDSITLILDASASLVILVVAFLMNSTIKKIHSPPDEIFNFGYEKYEPFTVVLQGALIIMTCLISVKFAIQDIIHSEDIENYQIPVLAACLSVAIGIFVSIFIKAAARKTHSSMMHTASMHWFIDTGMSVGILGGFCAGWVLKEKGYTNITRFVDPAMAIILALVFIIPPARTIKRHFMELLDAVPSKEIRDKVRKVVDEYKPRMFGVSRVRTRKAGDKIFVDICFVVKEDMTVREAEAVAVDFEKDLKTHLHHLDIVVYFRPMK
- a CDS encoding DNA-directed RNA polymerase, which gives rise to MHKATCADCKKECEVPFKPRDDRPVYCKDCFSKRKNEGR
- a CDS encoding peptidylprolyl isomerase, coding for MDDQVVVLETNQGTIEIKLMPEVAPKACENFTTLAGKGYYNGLIFHRVIKGFMIQGGDPTGTGTGGQSCWGKPFADETDPKVQFDSPGLLAMANAGPGTNGSQFFITTAKTPWLNGKHTIFGKVVSGYDVVEKIENSPIGRNDKPKTEQKIIKAYLKAAK
- a CDS encoding flavodoxin family protein; the protein is MPKKILVLNGSPKKNGNTAKLSGWFAAGARSKGADVEVVNVAFLKYKSSGCTSCRTCQKIKEYECVINDGAKAVLKKMAKADVIVFATPLYFYGPSAQLKVIIDRMFSLYKWDNTTDTFESPLKGKTMALLLSAYEDIGLDNVERSFRIIADYSETKFRSFLVPNARESGEIVKLKGIRKKAAAFGKKIAFIALKE